GAGGGCCACTTCGCCCGGCCAGAGATGATCAGCGACCATTTCGGGCTTGATGTGCGGCGGACCGGGGGCGAGATCACGCCGGGGGACTATCGCACCATCAATCTGATCGCCGATGTGGATGCGGGCGAGCAGGTGGTGGAGGAGACGGAAACGGTCAAGCTAGTGCGCGACGGCAATGGCGCCCTGCTGCGCTGGCACAGGCATGGGTCGGGCGCGCCGGAGCATGTCGATTTTGCAGTCAAGGAGCGGCGCGATTGGGAAGAGCACATCCGCCCCCGCCTGCTCGACGAGAGCACTTACGAGCGGCGGATCAACTTCGACAGCTATCGGGCGCTGGCGGCGAAATGCGCCCGCGACCAACGCTTCATGACCTGCGGCGTGGTGGGGCCGTTCGATCAGATGTCGCCGATGTGCGGGCACGAGCATCTGCTGGTGGGGATGGCGCTGGACGGCGACTGGGTGTGCGAGATGGCCGATCTCTACGCCACCGTGCTGGTCCACCTGCTGGAGATCCTGTTCGAGCGCGAGGGGCTGCCCGATGGGCTGTGGGTCTGGGATGACCTGGGCTTCAGGGGCCGGCCGTTCATGTCGCCGGCGATGTATCGGGCGCAGCTTTTCCCGGCGCACAAGAAGATCTTCGACTTTGCGCATAGCTGCGGGCTGCCGGTGGTGCTGCACAGCGACGGCATGATCGAGGCCCTGGCGCCGTCGCTGATCGAGGCCGGCATCGACTGCCTGCAACCGCTAGAGGTCAAGGCCGGTATGGATTTGCTGAGGCTGAAGCAGCGGTTCGGCGACAAGATTGCGCTGATCGGCGGCATGGATGAGCGGGTGCTGGAGACCAACGACCTTCAGGCCGTCGAGGCGCTGCTGCTGAACAGCCTGCCCGGAGCGATGGCCGGCAGCGGCTATGCTTTGCAGGTCGACCACAGCGTATCGCCGCTGGTGGACTACGACACATACAGGTTCTTCGTCGAGAGGGGCCTGGAGATCGGAACCTATCGATAGCTAAAGTGAAGTCACTTCGAGAACAGGGGTTTTGTCGAGGACGAAGGACGAAGGACGAAGGACGAAGGATGAAGGACGAAGGACGAAGGACGAAGGACGAAGGACGAAGGACGAAGGACGAAGGACGAAGGACGAAGGACGAAGGACGAAGGACGAAGGACGAAGGACGAAGGACGAAGGACGAAGGACGAAGCGTTTCCATGAAGGAATCGCTTTGGTCTTTCGTCTTTGGTCCTTCGTCTTTGGTCTTTCGTCTTTGGTCTTTGGTCTTTCGTCTTTCGTCAGATCAGCATCGGAACTTATGTTTTCAAAGTGACTTGGGTTTAACGATGAAGGAGCAGACCCATGAGCAACAGCCCGCTTCAGGGCGTGATCGTCCCCGCCATCACCCCTGTCGATGACGAAGACCGGGTGGACGAGGCGGCTTTCCGAGCCGGCCTCCGCCGCCTCATCGCTGGCGGCGTCGATGGCGTCTTCGTCGGCGGTTCGGCGGGCGAAGGCCCCCTGCTGACCGACCGCGAGTGGGAGCGTATGGCGGGCATCGCCGCCGACGAGGTGCGAGGCGACGCGCCCTTACTGGGCGGCGCTATGGACGCGTCGACGCCGCGCGTGCTGCACAAGCTGCGCCTCCTGGCCCGGCTTGGCTATGCGCACGCCGTCGTCACCCCCACCTACTACCTGACCTTGCGCCACCCCGACGAGTACCTGCGGCTGTTCGGCGCCTGCGTCGAGGCGGCCGGCGAGATGGAGATCGTCGCCTACAACATCCCGCCCTGCACCGGCTCCATCCTGCCGGCCGAGACCGTGGTCGAGATGGCGCGGCGGGGCTGGATTCGCACGATCAAAGATAGCTCCGGCGACTTCGACTATCTCTGCCGGCTGCTGGCGGAGGGGGCCGAGCATGGCCTGCGGGTCTTGCAGGGCGACGAGCTGGCCATTGGCGAAGGGCTGCGGGCGGGGGCGGCCGGCATCGTGCCGGTCGGCGCCAACTACGATCTCGGGGTTTACAGGCGCGCCTGCCGGGCCGCCGGCGACGGGGATGAGGCAGCGCTGGAGCGCTGCATGGCGCGCATCATGGCGCTGCGCCAGGCCCTGGTCCTGGCCGGGCCACAGTGGATCGCTGGCGTCAAATACGCCCTGTCGCGGCTCGGCATCGGGTCGGGCAGACCGATCTCACCCTTGCAGCCGCTGACGCCCGCGCAGCGGGCGGCCGTCGACGCCTTCATGGCGGCGGATTGAATCACCGCCGGCGCCGCCGGCGCGCAAGTTGCCTGTGATCTGGGTGCAAATTGCCCCCTGCGGCTCTTGACAGGCAGCGGTGAAGGTGTTACACTTCCGTCAAGATTGTTAACAATTAACAGTTTACTGTTTACAATCCTGAGCCTCGTGTTCGGAGGCTGTAACTGGCGACCGTTTCCCATCTGGCAAGAGAGAGTGTCGACATGGATAACGATGCCCTGGCGCAAGTCCTATCCCCCCCTATCAAACGTTCGCTGGCGGACGACGTGGTCGAACGGCTGCGCGGCGCCATCCTGTCCGGGCAACTGGCGCCGGAGGAGCGGCTGCGCGAGGTGGAGCTGGCCGAGATGCTGGGGGTCAGCCGGGGGCCGGTGCGCGAGGCTTTGGGCCGCCTTGACCGCGAGGGTCTGGTCGTCATTGGCCGCACCGGACGCACCACCGTCGCCCGCCTCTCGCTCGAAGATCTGGACGAAGTTTTCAGCCTGCGCCGGGCGCTGGAACGATTGGCGGTCGAATATGCCTGTGCGCGGGCGACCCCGCAGGATATCGCCGCCATGCAGGCGGTGGTGGATGATATGGCCGTTGCTCTGGCGCGGGGCATCAGCGAGAAAGAAGGGGCCGAGCTTGATCTGCGTTTTCACGACGCTTTGTACCAGGCCAGCCGCCATCAGCGTCTGCTCGCCTTCTGGGGCACGCTGCGCTCGCAGATCTATGTCATCATGCTCAGCCGCAACGTCGCCAGCGCCGATTTCAAGGACGCGGTGGTGTACGGGCATCAGGGGATCGTGGATGTGATCAAGTCGGGTGACAAGGAACGGGCGCTTGATCTGATCGAGGCACACATGGCCGTGGCCTACGAGCTGGTGAGCCGGAGCTACGGGCGACCCCAATCTGATTCGGACGGACAGGCCGAGAGTTCGCACGACATCGCTTGACCGCCGGCCTGATTTGTTCACGGAACCGCAACGCGAGAAGGGTGAAACGTGAGCGGAGGTTGGCCGCTTTTCACCCATCACGTTTTCACGTTTGAGACACGGACATCACTGCTTTCTTCTGAGGCGCACGACCGGCAATGAAGCTGATAACGTTTGTCCACGAAGGGAACACCCGTCTGGGGGCGCTGGCCACCGTGAACGGGAGCGAACGGGTCTACGACCTGAATCGCCTGGAGCCGCGCCTGCCGGGCGATATGCTGGCCTTGCTGGAAGCCGGGCCGCCGGCGCTCGACCTGGCCCGGCGGGCGCTCGCAGCCGCCAGTCCGAGCGCGGGCCTGGACCCGACCAGGGTGACGCTCAAGGCCCCGATCCCGCGCCCCGGCAAGATCATCTGCATCGGCCAGAACTACCTGGCGCACGCCCAGGAAGCGAACGCCTCGGCGCCGCCCGTCCCCATCATCTTCGCCAAGTTTGCCAACACGGTGATCGCCCACGGCGAGGCGATCGTGATCCCGCAAGCCGTCCAGAAGCCGGACTATGAAGGCGAGTTGGGCGTGGTCATTGGCAAACGCGGGCGCCACATCCCCCAGGCGCAGGCGCTCGACTATGTGGCGGGCTATCTGCCGCTGAACGATGTCAGCGCCCGCGATTGGCAGAATCGCAGCAGCCAATGGGTCATCGGCAAGACGCCGGACACTTTCTGCCCGATGGGCCCGGCCCTGGTGACGGCGGATGAGGTTCCCGATGTGCAGAACTTGTGGCTGCGCACGACCATCGGCGATGAAGTGCTGCAAGAAGGCCACACCAGCCTGATGATCTTCTCGGTCGCCCACCTCATCGCCGACATGAGCCGGGTGATGACGCTGGAGCCGGGCGACGTGATCGCCACCGGCACGCCAGCCGGGATCGGCGCCGCCCGCACCCCCCCGCGCTGGCTGCGGCCCGGCGATGTGGTGCAGATCGAGATCGAGAAGGTCGGCCTGCTCGAGAACCCGGTGGTCTTCGAAGCCTGACTCTGGCCCGCACGGGCTTTCACCCCCAACTGTCTCTAGCGGACGAGGAGCGGCGTGTGACAAGCGAACGAACCATCTCCCAACAGCAATCCTTCCGGCAGCCGTTCTACCGGCGTTTGCTGGGCGTGACCGAGCTGGGCGTGCTGGTGGCCGTGGCGGTGTTCTTCGTGGCGTTCACGGTGATCGATAGCAGCATGGCCAACCCGGCCAATCTGGCGCGCATGGCGCTGCAAGGCAGTTTTCTGGGGCTGGCGGCCTTTGCCATGAGTTTCTTGATGATCGCGGGTGAGATCGACCTGTCGAGTGGCGGCACGGCTGCGCTTAGTGCGGCGCTGGCTGGCGCGCTCATGATGAACCTCGGCTGGTCGGAATGGGCGAGCTGTGCGGCGGCGCTGGGGGCGGCCGTGCTGGTGGGATTGCTGAACGCCTTCATCGTACTGAAGGTGCGCATGCCCTCGTTTTTCGCCACGCTTGGCACCAGTTTCCTCGTCAGCGGGTTGGCGATCTGGATACTGAAGGGCGCCTGGTTCTATGTTGCAGATCAAATCCCGATTTTGCTAAAGGTGCTGAACCCCTCGCCGTTGTTCGCCCTGCCGTGGATCTTCATCGCCCTTCTGATCGCCTATGTGGTGGGCGACGTTCTCATGCGCACCTCGCGCCTGGGGCCACTCCTGACGGCCGTGGGAGGCAACCGGCGGGCCGCCGAGATCGTGGGCATCAACGTGCCGCTGGTCAAGACTATTTGCTTCGTGTTCGTGAGCGTGTGTTGTGGGCTGGCCGGCATCCTGGTGATGGCTTACTCGGGCACGACGGACGCCTCGATCGGGGATGGTTGGCTGCTCTGGGTGATCACGATCGTCATCATCGGCGGCGGTAGCCTTCGAGGCGGAACCGGCAGCATCATCGGTGCGTTCTTCGGGACGGTCCTGGTCCAGATCATCCGCATGGGGCTGCTCAACGCCAAGGTGCAGACCAACGCCCAGGGTATCGTGATCGGGGCCATCTTGCTTGCGGCAGCTACGCTAGACGTCCTCCGACGCAAGAGCATTCAATACTAGCCGAGCGAGGAGACAACCGGTTGGATGCATGTCAATCGAACGGAGAACACCTATGGAGCTGACCTACAACGAACGCGATAGGCTCCCCTGGAGCAAGAGGCTCGCCAGTTTTGCGCGCGGCCTTCTGGGCAGGCAAGAAGCCGGGATCATTCTGGTATGCCTCGTTTTGACCGCCTTTTTCTACTCGCGCAACCCTGCCATGCTGGCGCCGACGACCATCGTCGCCATCCTGCGCACCATGGCCTTCCCGGCCTTGATCGCCATGGGCATGGTGCAGCTGATGATCGCCGGGGAGATCGACCTGTCGACCGGCGCCATGATGAGCCTGGCGGCCGTATTTGCCGCCAAGCTGATCCGCGATGCCGGCCTCTCGATCCCGGTGGCGGTGGCCTGTGCGCTGGGGATGGCCATCCTGGTGGGGCTGATCAACGCCTTCTTCACCGTGAAAGTCGGTGTGCCGGCCGTGATCACCACCATCGGCACCATGTTCATCGTGCGCGGGGTCAGCTACTCGTTTACAAACGGCTTGCCCATCTACCCGCTGCCAGAGGAGGTGGGCATCATCGGCTCGTGGCGGCCGCTGGGCCTCTCGTTCACCTTCTTCCTGGCGCTGGGCATCATGGTCGTCGTCCAGATTCTTCTCAGTTGGACGCGTTGGGGATCAGCTTTGTTTGCCACCGGCGGCAACAAGCTTGCCGCCCAGGTTTGTGGCGTGAATACCGATCGGGTCAAGACCCTCTCTTTCGTGGTTACCAGCGTGCTGGCCGGGATGGCCGGGCTGCTGACCATGAGCCAGCTCCCGCAGACGCCCGGCGATCCCATCATCGGCAAAAACCTGGAATTGCACATCCTGGTCGGCGTCATCGTCGGCGGCGTCAGCTTCTACGGGGGGCGAGGCTCCGCCCTGGGCGCTTTCATCGGCGTCTTCTTCATTCAATTGGTGAAGAGTGGGTTGGTTATTGGACGTTTCGATTCATTCTTGCAGACGCCAGTGCTTGGTTTCCTGCTGATGCTTGCCGCCGTCGTCGATGTGTTGCGACATCGGGGAGACGAGATCTGAGTGGCGTCGCACCCGCCTGACTTGCAGTGGCGGCGCTATTCGAGGCCAGACTCTCAGAACGGCGCCCCTAAAGGAGGAGAGTTCTGTATCAGAAACAAAAAGTAGTGACTCTAAACCAACTGTCGAACCGATTTTTCAAGGCTGAACCTTCAGCCGCACTCTTGATCGGAGGATGAAATGTCTCGGAAAGCATTGTTCCATGTTGTCTTTGTGTTCGTTCTCCTGGCCATGCTGGCAGCGTGCGCCGGTCAGACGACGCCCGCCCCCACCCAGGCCCCGGCAGAAGAGCCGACGACTGCTCCCGTCGCGGAAGAAGGGCCTGTCAAGGGCAAGTTCTACTGGGTGCAGAGTTCGGCCTGGCATCCTGTGCACCAGTACACACAGCAGGGCTTCCTGGCCGGCTGCGCCTCGCTGGGCCTGGACTGCGAGTTGGCGACCACCGACGAGAACACGCTCGACGCCCTGGTGGCCCTGGCCGACCAGGTTGTGTCGCGACCCGACGCCAAGGGCGTGGCCATGTGGTTCGGCGGTCTGCCGGTAGCCAAGCCGATCATCGAGAAGGCGAAGGCGAACGGCATCGCCGTGGCCTTGCCGCACTTCCCGGTGGAGGAGGGTTTCTACGCCGACAACGCCGTTCAGATCGCCGCCGACACCTCGAAGTATCCCGACCCGGTGGCGAAGGCGATGTGCGAGGAGTTGAAGAAGCAAGGCCAGACCTCGGGCTCGATCGCCGTCACCGAGAACAACCACAACGCCACCGAGGACAAGGTGGCCGAGGTGTTCACCGCCGGGATCAAGAAGTACTGCCCTGAGTTCACCGTCTTGCCGGTGGAGTTGGAGGGGCCGGAACCCACCCAGGCCATCGCCGTGGCGTCATCGATCATCCAGGCCAACCCCGACATCGTGGCGGCGCTCTCGACCACCGGCGGCGGCCCCACCACCTGGGCGGGCGCCCAGAAGGAAACGGGCAAGAAGATCGTGGCCGCTGGCATGGATGCCACCCGCGTCAACCTCGACCTGGTGAAGAACGGCGAGGTGTGGGGTCTGGTGGCGCAGCCGCTGTACGAGGAAACCTTCGGCTCGGCCGAGTTGCTGTACAAGATGGCGAACGGCGAGAAGGTCCCCTACTGGACGGTGCTCGACGCCCCCTTGGTGACCAAGGACAACACCCAGCCCTACTACGACCTCCTGGCCCAACTCGAACCCAAGTTCCGTAAGGACG
This genomic stretch from Caldilineales bacterium harbors:
- a CDS encoding dihydrodipicolinate synthase family protein; this encodes MSNSPLQGVIVPAITPVDDEDRVDEAAFRAGLRRLIAGGVDGVFVGGSAGEGPLLTDREWERMAGIAADEVRGDAPLLGGAMDASTPRVLHKLRLLARLGYAHAVVTPTYYLTLRHPDEYLRLFGACVEAAGEMEIVAYNIPPCTGSILPAETVVEMARRGWIRTIKDSSGDFDYLCRLLAEGAEHGLRVLQGDELAIGEGLRAGAAGIVPVGANYDLGVYRRACRAAGDGDEAALERCMARIMALRQALVLAGPQWIAGVKYALSRLGIGSGRPISPLQPLTPAQRAAVDAFMAAD
- a CDS encoding GntR family transcriptional regulator, with translation MDNDALAQVLSPPIKRSLADDVVERLRGAILSGQLAPEERLREVELAEMLGVSRGPVREALGRLDREGLVVIGRTGRTTVARLSLEDLDEVFSLRRALERLAVEYACARATPQDIAAMQAVVDDMAVALARGISEKEGAELDLRFHDALYQASRHQRLLAFWGTLRSQIYVIMLSRNVASADFKDAVVYGHQGIVDVIKSGDKERALDLIEAHMAVAYELVSRSYGRPQSDSDGQAESSHDIA
- a CDS encoding fumarylacetoacetate hydrolase family protein; this translates as MKLITFVHEGNTRLGALATVNGSERVYDLNRLEPRLPGDMLALLEAGPPALDLARRALAAASPSAGLDPTRVTLKAPIPRPGKIICIGQNYLAHAQEANASAPPVPIIFAKFANTVIAHGEAIVIPQAVQKPDYEGELGVVIGKRGRHIPQAQALDYVAGYLPLNDVSARDWQNRSSQWVIGKTPDTFCPMGPALVTADEVPDVQNLWLRTTIGDEVLQEGHTSLMIFSVAHLIADMSRVMTLEPGDVIATGTPAGIGAARTPPRWLRPGDVVQIEIEKVGLLENPVVFEA
- a CDS encoding ABC transporter permease, giving the protein MTSERTISQQQSFRQPFYRRLLGVTELGVLVAVAVFFVAFTVIDSSMANPANLARMALQGSFLGLAAFAMSFLMIAGEIDLSSGGTAALSAALAGALMMNLGWSEWASCAAALGAAVLVGLLNAFIVLKVRMPSFFATLGTSFLVSGLAIWILKGAWFYVADQIPILLKVLNPSPLFALPWIFIALLIAYVVGDVLMRTSRLGPLLTAVGGNRRAAEIVGINVPLVKTICFVFVSVCCGLAGILVMAYSGTTDASIGDGWLLWVITIVIIGGGSLRGGTGSIIGAFFGTVLVQIIRMGLLNAKVQTNAQGIVIGAILLAAATLDVLRRKSIQY
- a CDS encoding ABC transporter permease, which encodes MELTYNERDRLPWSKRLASFARGLLGRQEAGIILVCLVLTAFFYSRNPAMLAPTTIVAILRTMAFPALIAMGMVQLMIAGEIDLSTGAMMSLAAVFAAKLIRDAGLSIPVAVACALGMAILVGLINAFFTVKVGVPAVITTIGTMFIVRGVSYSFTNGLPIYPLPEEVGIIGSWRPLGLSFTFFLALGIMVVVQILLSWTRWGSALFATGGNKLAAQVCGVNTDRVKTLSFVVTSVLAGMAGLLTMSQLPQTPGDPIIGKNLELHILVGVIVGGVSFYGGRGSALGAFIGVFFIQLVKSGLVIGRFDSFLQTPVLGFLLMLAAVVDVLRHRGDEI